One window of the Triticum dicoccoides isolate Atlit2015 ecotype Zavitan chromosome 3B, WEW_v2.0, whole genome shotgun sequence genome contains the following:
- the LOC119275630 gene encoding uncharacterized protein LOC119275630, translated as MHTNHILREFHYKNKSINFSKLMVKRIFNVPSGDRPVKLLKKSDEHVLCNIYKEGNRAPIAHVIKLLKDCGNEDKVMINRTWALIALATVVCPGTGNMVNLEYLSSLEDMHSMHDLAWDKHLLTRAMEEVVVFQEKKRMQVTAENPVEFQICSCLPMLAIIYMDHVDISAGLPNEHVIDYSVSRICFICRKDFNWLDKVDKNKFTLVQPFYEKHTQIRNLCNTPYAAQLVGLEIGAKAANAQGVGADVANGQGSQVQGVEKQAKATQSNEAQANVEVEPNLSSSLNDWLQQSFPTMQDLREVFVHLHLLLSFFISFFVSPCINLCT; from the exons ATGCACACGAATCACATACTCCGTGAGTTCCATTACAAGAACAAGTCCATCAACTTCAGCAAGCTCATGGTGAAAAGGATCTTCAATGTGCCATCCGGTGATAGACCTGTGAAGCTTTTAAAAAAGAGCGATGAACATGTCCTTTGCAACATATACAAGGAGGGAAACAGGGCGCCAATTGCACATGTTATCAAGTTGCTTAAAGATTGCGGCAATGAGGACAAGGTTATGATAAATAGGACATGGGCACTCATTGCGTTGGCAACAGTTGTGTGCCCAGGCACTGGTAATATGGTTAACCTTGAGTATCTATCTTCCCTTGAAGACATGCACTCGATGCATGACCTCGCTTGGGATAAACACTTGTTGACACGAGCAATGGAGGAGGTTGTAGTCTTTCAAGAGAAGAAGAGGATGCAAGTAACAGCAGAAAATCCAGTAGAGTTCCAGATTTGCTCATGCCTTCCCATGTTAGCG ATCATATATATGGATCATGTTGATATTTCGGCCGGCCTTCCAAACGAGCATGTCATTGATTATTCTGTGTCAAGGATATGTTTTATTTGTCGAAAGGATTTCAATTGGTTGGATAAAGTTGACAAGAACAAGTTTACTCTTGTCCAGCCTTTCTACGAGAAACATACCCAA ATCCGGAATTTGTGCAACACACCATATGCCGCACAACTTGTGGGACTGGAAATTGGTGCTAAAGCAGCCAATGCGCAGGGAGTTGGTGCCGATGTAGCTAATGGCCAAGGGagccaagttcaaggtgttgaaaagCAAGCAAAGGCCACTCAATCAAACGAGGCTCAAGCAAATGTTGAGGTTGAACCAAACCTATCATCATCGCTCAACGATTGGCTGCAACAATCATTCCCTACCATGCAAGATCTGAGGGAAGTTTTtgttcatcttcatcttctcctttcATTTTTCATATCCTTTTTTGTTAGCCCCTGCATCAATTTATGTACCTAG
- the LOC119275631 gene encoding uncharacterized protein LOC119275631 isoform X3: protein MSTKQTQRGPVQQEKIGAAGAAPAKMVVLPLIGRIAVRRQRPWCVWQSDDDLKYESLEECCRSNPCRHLEGLAAERQLVLKGLELYNALHPGDEYELAPGKVTRSSQLGDGCCWSHGNIVARRKRSGCFSFLPVPRTLFFFEHVSRADFEGVVTCIPLDEPVTEAYTFLGFRLGWADCVCKTCYCLFNIPHPCLKRTCTCGDSRVEKICEMCYIRSGVLHPFRGEFQFGYHK, encoded by the exons ATGAGTACGAAACAAACTCAGCGCGGACCCGTCCAGCAAGAAAAGATCGGTGCCGCCGGCGCTGCCCCAGCGAAGATGGTAGTTCTTCCCCTCATAGGCAGGATCGCGGTGCGTCGCCAGCGCCCCTGGTGCGTGTGGCAGTCGGATGACGACCTAAAATACGAGAGTCTTGAAGAATGCTGCAG ATCTAATCCGTGCAGGCATTTGGAAGGCTTAGCTGCCGAACGCCAGCTTGTGCTGAAAGGCCTAGAGCTGTACAACGCTCTGCATCCG GGCGATGAGTATGAACTTGCTCCTGGTAAGGTGACCAGGAGCAGCCAACTTGGTGATGGGTGTtgctggagtcatggcaacattgtGGCTCGTCGGAAGCGCTCTGGCTGCTTCTCTTTCCTGCCGGTTCCACGAACTCTCTTTTTCTTTGAGCACGTCTCTAGAGCTGATTTCGAAGGAGTTGTCACATGCATTCCTTTAG ATGAACCAGTGACTGAAGCCTACACCTTTCTTGGTTTCCGTCTTGGGTGGG CGGATTGCGTTTGCAAGACATGCTACTGTCTCTTTAATATCCCGCACCCTTGTTTAAAGAGGACATGTACATGTGGAGATAGCAGGGTGGAGAAAATATGTGAAATGTGTTACATTCGTAGTGGTGTGCTGCATCCATTCAGAGGAGAATTCCAGTTTGGCTATCACAAATAG
- the LOC119275631 gene encoding uncharacterized protein LOC119275631 isoform X1: protein MSTKQTQRGPVQQEKIGAAGAAPAKMVVLPLIGRIAVRRQRPWCVWQSDDDLKYESLEECCRSNPCRHLEGLAAERQLVLKGLELYNALHPGDEYELAPGKVTRSSQLGDGCCWSHGNIVARRKRSGCFSFLPVPRTLFFFEHVSRADFEGVVTCIPLDEPVTEAYTFLGFRLGWGTRRLGGSDCVCKTCYCLFNIPHPCLKRTCTCGDSRVEKICEMCYIRSGVLHPFRGEFQFGYHK from the exons ATGAGTACGAAACAAACTCAGCGCGGACCCGTCCAGCAAGAAAAGATCGGTGCCGCCGGCGCTGCCCCAGCGAAGATGGTAGTTCTTCCCCTCATAGGCAGGATCGCGGTGCGTCGCCAGCGCCCCTGGTGCGTGTGGCAGTCGGATGACGACCTAAAATACGAGAGTCTTGAAGAATGCTGCAG ATCTAATCCGTGCAGGCATTTGGAAGGCTTAGCTGCCGAACGCCAGCTTGTGCTGAAAGGCCTAGAGCTGTACAACGCTCTGCATCCG GGCGATGAGTATGAACTTGCTCCTGGTAAGGTGACCAGGAGCAGCCAACTTGGTGATGGGTGTtgctggagtcatggcaacattgtGGCTCGTCGGAAGCGCTCTGGCTGCTTCTCTTTCCTGCCGGTTCCACGAACTCTCTTTTTCTTTGAGCACGTCTCTAGAGCTGATTTCGAAGGAGTTGTCACATGCATTCCTTTAG ATGAACCAGTGACTGAAGCCTACACCTTTCTTGGTTTCCGTCTTGGGTGGGGTACTCGTCGTCTTGGTGGct CGGATTGCGTTTGCAAGACATGCTACTGTCTCTTTAATATCCCGCACCCTTGTTTAAAGAGGACATGTACATGTGGAGATAGCAGGGTGGAGAAAATATGTGAAATGTGTTACATTCGTAGTGGTGTGCTGCATCCATTCAGAGGAGAATTCCAGTTTGGCTATCACAAATAG
- the LOC119275631 gene encoding uncharacterized protein LOC119275631 isoform X2 yields the protein MSTKQTQRGPVQQEKIGAAGAAPAKMVVLPLIGRIAVRRQRPWCVWQSDDDLKYESLEECCRHLEGLAAERQLVLKGLELYNALHPGDEYELAPGKVTRSSQLGDGCCWSHGNIVARRKRSGCFSFLPVPRTLFFFEHVSRADFEGVVTCIPLDEPVTEAYTFLGFRLGWGTRRLGGSDCVCKTCYCLFNIPHPCLKRTCTCGDSRVEKICEMCYIRSGVLHPFRGEFQFGYHK from the exons ATGAGTACGAAACAAACTCAGCGCGGACCCGTCCAGCAAGAAAAGATCGGTGCCGCCGGCGCTGCCCCAGCGAAGATGGTAGTTCTTCCCCTCATAGGCAGGATCGCGGTGCGTCGCCAGCGCCCCTGGTGCGTGTGGCAGTCGGATGACGACCTAAAATACGAGAGTCTTGAAGAATGCTGCAG GCATTTGGAAGGCTTAGCTGCCGAACGCCAGCTTGTGCTGAAAGGCCTAGAGCTGTACAACGCTCTGCATCCG GGCGATGAGTATGAACTTGCTCCTGGTAAGGTGACCAGGAGCAGCCAACTTGGTGATGGGTGTtgctggagtcatggcaacattgtGGCTCGTCGGAAGCGCTCTGGCTGCTTCTCTTTCCTGCCGGTTCCACGAACTCTCTTTTTCTTTGAGCACGTCTCTAGAGCTGATTTCGAAGGAGTTGTCACATGCATTCCTTTAG ATGAACCAGTGACTGAAGCCTACACCTTTCTTGGTTTCCGTCTTGGGTGGGGTACTCGTCGTCTTGGTGGct CGGATTGCGTTTGCAAGACATGCTACTGTCTCTTTAATATCCCGCACCCTTGTTTAAAGAGGACATGTACATGTGGAGATAGCAGGGTGGAGAAAATATGTGAAATGTGTTACATTCGTAGTGGTGTGCTGCATCCATTCAGAGGAGAATTCCAGTTTGGCTATCACAAATAG
- the LOC119275631 gene encoding uncharacterized protein LOC119275631 isoform X4 yields the protein MSTKQTQRGPVQQEKIGAAGAAPAKMVVLPLIGRIAVRRQRPWCVWQSDDDLKYESLEECCRSNPCRHLEGLAAERQLVLKGLELYNALHPGDEYELAPGKVTRSSQLGDGCCWSHGNIVARRKRSGCFSFLPVPRTLFFFEHVSRADFEGVVTCIPLDEPVTEAYTFLGFRLGGLRLQDMLLSL from the exons ATGAGTACGAAACAAACTCAGCGCGGACCCGTCCAGCAAGAAAAGATCGGTGCCGCCGGCGCTGCCCCAGCGAAGATGGTAGTTCTTCCCCTCATAGGCAGGATCGCGGTGCGTCGCCAGCGCCCCTGGTGCGTGTGGCAGTCGGATGACGACCTAAAATACGAGAGTCTTGAAGAATGCTGCAG ATCTAATCCGTGCAGGCATTTGGAAGGCTTAGCTGCCGAACGCCAGCTTGTGCTGAAAGGCCTAGAGCTGTACAACGCTCTGCATCCG GGCGATGAGTATGAACTTGCTCCTGGTAAGGTGACCAGGAGCAGCCAACTTGGTGATGGGTGTtgctggagtcatggcaacattgtGGCTCGTCGGAAGCGCTCTGGCTGCTTCTCTTTCCTGCCGGTTCCACGAACTCTCTTTTTCTTTGAGCACGTCTCTAGAGCTGATTTCGAAGGAGTTGTCACATGCATTCCTTTAG ATGAACCAGTGACTGAAGCCTACACCTTTCTTGGTTTCCGTCTTGG CGGATTGCGTTTGCAAGACATGCTACTGTCTCTTTAA